In uncultured Flavobacterium sp., a genomic segment contains:
- a CDS encoding alkaline phosphatase PhoX: MKRIILPLFILGSLITSCNNDSKDQEQTTSVVLKDQSVTPSLLKAKPGFENLKIYSLFSSDDVLIETPKFVFGGSADGSGLLKNTNGTFTFLVNNEDNFSVARITLDKTFKPTKGEYLLNSSGGTWRLCGATMATPAEHGFGPVYLTCGESGEESRTHALDPYGDVGSASVSKELAGFGRLSAENALPLRTSAYKGKTVVVIGDDDSGTYGGQIFMYVSNTVGDLTNGSLYMLKRNDDNQREKDMEVSKTYPVSFVKIDNHTTLTGAQINASVNTLKAIKFGRVEDLDYRKGGDAADRELYFNATGQNTTGTNADGSRTKYGRVYRLNLDAADPLKGTLEVILDGDNRSGIAGKFQNPDNICVTKNYVYVQEDANGYGDETHDGYIYQYNIATKELKVVVELDHRRTETDAAKYNVGGLSKFGDWEYGALIDVSEQVGIPDTFMLSVQPHTWTGAKYKGVDGGTNRPNEQQASQILVLKGLPR; the protein is encoded by the coding sequence ATGAAAAGAATTATTTTACCCCTATTTATTCTTGGATCGCTGATTACATCATGTAATAACGACTCTAAAGATCAGGAACAAACAACAAGTGTTGTATTAAAAGACCAATCTGTAACGCCAAGTTTGTTGAAGGCAAAGCCAGGTTTTGAAAATTTAAAAATTTATTCTCTTTTTAGCTCGGATGATGTTCTTATAGAGACTCCTAAATTTGTTTTTGGAGGTTCTGCTGATGGTTCTGGTTTGTTAAAAAATACTAACGGAACTTTTACTTTTTTAGTAAACAACGAAGACAATTTTTCGGTTGCCAGAATTACATTAGACAAAACTTTCAAACCTACTAAAGGGGAGTATTTGTTAAATTCTAGTGGAGGAACATGGAGACTTTGTGGTGCTACGATGGCTACACCAGCTGAGCACGGTTTTGGTCCTGTTTATTTAACTTGTGGAGAATCTGGAGAAGAGTCTCGCACACATGCTTTGGATCCTTACGGAGATGTAGGTTCAGCATCTGTATCTAAAGAGTTGGCAGGATTTGGTCGTTTAAGTGCTGAGAATGCTTTACCATTACGCACTTCTGCTTACAAAGGTAAAACGGTTGTTGTAATTGGTGATGACGATTCTGGAACTTACGGAGGTCAGATTTTTATGTATGTATCTAACACTGTTGGTGATTTAACTAACGGTTCTTTGTACATGCTAAAAAGAAATGATGACAACCAAAGAGAAAAAGATATGGAAGTTAGTAAAACTTATCCTGTATCTTTTGTAAAAATTGACAATCATACTACTTTAACTGGTGCTCAAATTAATGCATCTGTAAATACTTTGAAAGCGATTAAATTTGGTCGTGTAGAAGATTTAGATTACCGTAAAGGTGGTGATGCTGCAGATCGTGAATTGTATTTTAATGCAACCGGACAAAATACAACCGGAACAAATGCTGACGGTTCAAGAACTAAATATGGTAGAGTTTACAGATTAAATCTTGATGCTGCTGACCCATTAAAAGGAACTCTTGAAGTTATTCTTGATGGTGATAACCGTTCTGGAATTGCTGGTAAATTTCAAAATCCCGATAATATTTGTGTGACTAAAAATTACGTTTATGTACAGGAAGATGCTAACGGATACGGAGACGAAACTCACGATGGTTATATTTATCAATACAATATTGCTACAAAAGAACTAAAAGTTGTGGTAGAATTAGATCACCGTCGTACTGAAACAGACGCTGCAAAATATAACGTAGGTGGATTATCTAAATTTGGAGATTGGGAATACGGTGCCTTAATCGATGTTTCTGAGCAAGTTGGTATTCCTGATACTTTTATGTTGAGCGTACAACCACATACTTGGACTGGTGCAAAATACAAAGGTGTTGATGGAGGAACTAACCGTCCGAATGAACAACAAGCAAGTCAAATCTTAGTTCTTAAAGGTTTACCTAGATAA
- a CDS encoding cytochrome c peroxidase — translation MKKIYCLLFLVTFVACQKKNKHQEVNKLFQDDITLLIEKVAKLKYSVQSDSSEAQIQRQFLEAHNSYKKVEIISEYYSPTVSKSINGPAIPEFEENDKVTVAPEGFQVIEELVFPKYNKETKKELIQELGVLSANLTRLEKVSSSNELTDAHVFDAMRLGVYRIITLGITGFDSPVVLNSLPEALVSLETIEKYYQVYAENSSVSNAKQVLAILEKGKKYLNTNTNFNAFDRAYFIREIANPLSKGLYKTQSELGISLMKEQRGLKVTAQTLFDKDAFDVEAFSGFPDYKTTPEKIALGKRLFNDPILSGNNTRSCASCHHADKAFTDGLERAVSLDGKSMIHRNTPTLNNIAFQRVFFADSRVSYLEDQAVAVIKNENEMHGSLEKSALAIQKKADYVKEFKKAFPKGEINEFAIKNALASYIRSLSQYDSKFDGYMQNKTTFTADEKAGFNLFAGKAKCATCHFIPLTNGTVPPNFDRSESEILGVPNKNKKLDGDLGKFVITGAAIHKYSFKTPTIRNIELTAPYMHNGVYKTLEEVIDFYNEGGGVGSGFDLDNQTLPEDKLKLSDKEKKQLIAFMRTLTDNRYVENRK, via the coding sequence ATGAAAAAAATATATTGTTTGTTGTTCTTAGTAACATTTGTTGCTTGTCAGAAAAAAAACAAACATCAGGAAGTCAATAAATTGTTTCAGGACGATATTACTTTATTGATCGAAAAAGTGGCCAAACTTAAATATTCGGTGCAATCAGATTCTAGTGAAGCACAAATCCAGAGACAATTTCTGGAAGCACATAATAGTTACAAAAAGGTCGAAATAATAAGTGAGTATTATTCGCCAACAGTTTCTAAATCAATCAACGGACCTGCAATACCAGAATTTGAAGAAAATGACAAAGTAACAGTTGCACCTGAAGGTTTTCAGGTTATTGAGGAGTTGGTTTTTCCGAAATACAATAAAGAAACTAAAAAAGAATTGATTCAGGAGTTAGGTGTTTTATCTGCAAATTTGACTCGGTTAGAAAAAGTTTCAAGTTCGAATGAATTGACAGATGCACACGTTTTTGATGCGATGCGATTAGGAGTGTATCGAATTATTACTTTAGGAATTACCGGTTTTGATTCGCCTGTGGTTCTGAATTCACTTCCGGAAGCATTGGTTTCTTTAGAAACTATCGAAAAATATTATCAGGTTTATGCTGAAAATAGTTCGGTATCGAATGCTAAACAAGTACTTGCTATTTTAGAAAAAGGGAAGAAGTATTTAAATACAAACACAAATTTTAACGCTTTTGATCGCGCTTATTTTATCAGAGAAATTGCCAATCCGTTAAGTAAAGGATTGTATAAAACACAATCTGAATTAGGAATTTCATTAATGAAGGAGCAAAGAGGTCTGAAAGTGACTGCACAAACTTTATTTGACAAAGACGCTTTTGATGTCGAAGCTTTTTCGGGTTTCCCCGATTATAAAACGACGCCGGAAAAAATTGCGCTGGGCAAAAGATTATTCAACGATCCTATTTTGTCAGGCAACAACACGCGCTCTTGTGCTTCTTGTCATCATGCCGACAAAGCTTTTACAGACGGATTAGAAAGAGCAGTTTCATTAGATGGAAAATCAATGATTCACCGCAATACACCAACATTAAATAATATAGCTTTTCAGCGCGTGTTTTTTGCAGATTCGCGAGTAAGTTATCTCGAAGATCAGGCGGTAGCAGTTATTAAAAATGAAAACGAAATGCACGGTTCTTTAGAGAAATCTGCTTTGGCAATTCAGAAAAAAGCTGACTATGTAAAGGAATTTAAAAAAGCGTTCCCGAAAGGAGAAATAAATGAATTTGCAATCAAAAATGCTTTAGCTTCTTATATTCGTTCGCTGAGTCAATATGATTCAAAATTTGATGGATATATGCAAAACAAAACTACGTTTACAGCAGATGAAAAAGCAGGATTTAATCTATTTGCCGGAAAAGCAAAATGTGCTACTTGTCATTTTATCCCGCTTACAAACGGAACAGTTCCGCCAAATTTTGACAGATCTGAAAGCGAGATTTTAGGTGTACCAAATAAAAACAAAAAACTGGATGGAGATTTAGGTAAGTTTGTGATTACGGGAGCAGCGATTCATAAATATTCATTTAAAACCCCAACCATTAGAAACATTGAACTTACAGCACCTTATATGCACAATGGTGTTTATAAAACTCTGGAAGAAGTGATTGATTTTTATAATGAAGGTGGAGGTGTAGGTTCAGGATTCGATCTTGATAATCAAACATTGCCTGAAGACAAATTAAAGCTATCAGACAAAGAAAAAAAGCAATTGATTGCCTTTATGAGAACTTTAACGGATAATAGATATGTAGAAAATAGAAAATAG